From Gammaproteobacteria bacterium:
CCCGCGGCTACGCCGACGTTCAGGCTTTCCACACTGCCGCGCAGGGGGATGCGGGCCAATCGGTCGCAACAGAGCCGCGTCAGGCGGCGCAGCCCGGTACCCTCCGAACCCACCGCCACGACCAGGGGGCGGCACAGATCCAGGTCATAGATTGCGGTGGGGGCGTCGGCGTCCAGCCCGAGTAGCCACAACCCGGTTTCGCGCAGACGCTCCAGCGCTTGCCGCAGGTTGGGGACGCAGAACAGGGGCAGGCGCTCGGCAGCGCCGCAGGCCACCTTGCGGGCCGCGGGCGTCAGGGGGGCGGAACGGTGGCGGGGCACGACGATTCCGTCGGCGCCGGCGGCATCCGCCGCCCGCATGCAGGCGCCGAGATTGTGCGGGTCCTGTATGCCGTCCACCGCCAGGAGCAGCCGTTGGGGCCGTTCGATGGCCAGCAG
This genomic window contains:
- the rlmB gene encoding 23S rRNA (guanosine(2251)-2'-O)-methyltransferase RlmB, with protein sequence MSGRNDSEIVYGVHAARHALEADAKAVRLLWLHDDGRPRQVLRAILELAGRQGVTVRRVERRRLDRLSRGGRHQGVALLRRRPPPASPRDLQALLAIERPQRLLLAVDGIQDPHNLGACMRAADAAGADGIVVPRHRSAPLTPAARKVACGAAERLPLFCVPNLRQALERLRETGLWLLGLDADAPTAIYDLDLCRPLVVAVGSEGTGLRRLTRLCCDRLARIPLRGSVESLNVGVAAGIALFEAVRQRRAQEGKASEPGP